A single window of Anaerocolumna chitinilytica DNA harbors:
- a CDS encoding iron-sulfur cluster assembly scaffold protein has product MIYSHEVEMMCPVAQGVNHGAAPIPEEAKWVQAKEVKDISGLTHGVGWCAPQQGACKLTLNVKDGIIQEALVETIGCSGMTHSAAMAAEILPGRTVLEALNTDLVCDAINTAMRELFLQIAYGRTQSAFSEEGLPIGAGLEDLGKGLRSQVGTMYGTLKKGPRYLEMAEGYVTGIALDEEDQIIGYQFVNLGKMTDFIKKGEDPTTAYEKSKGQYGRVADAVKIIDPRKE; this is encoded by the coding sequence ATGATTTATTCACATGAAGTAGAAATGATGTGTCCGGTTGCGCAAGGCGTTAACCACGGGGCAGCACCTATCCCGGAAGAAGCAAAATGGGTACAAGCCAAGGAAGTAAAAGATATTTCCGGCTTAACACACGGTGTTGGCTGGTGTGCACCTCAGCAGGGAGCCTGTAAGTTAACCTTAAACGTAAAGGACGGTATTATCCAGGAGGCATTAGTTGAGACAATCGGATGTTCCGGTATGACTCACTCCGCAGCTATGGCAGCAGAAATCCTTCCCGGAAGAACTGTTCTGGAAGCACTGAACACAGACCTTGTATGTGATGCTATCAATACTGCTATGAGAGAGCTTTTCTTACAGATCGCTTACGGTAGAACCCAGAGTGCTTTCTCTGAAGAGGGACTTCCTATCGGAGCAGGACTTGAAGACTTAGGTAAAGGCTTAAGAAGCCAGGTTGGTACAATGTACGGAACCTTAAAGAAAGGTCCCCGTTACCTTGAAATGGCAGAAGGTTATGTTACCGGAATTGCTCTTGATGAAGAAGACCAGATTATCGGTTATCAGTTCGTAAACCTGGGCAAAATGACTGACTTCATTAAAAAGGGTGAAGACCCGACTACCGCTTATGAGAAGTCCAAAGGACAGTATGGACGTGTTGCGGATGCAGTGAAGATCATCGATCCCAGAAAAGAATAA
- a CDS encoding GGGtGRT protein → MALFESYERRIDKINAVLNSYGIASIEEAEQITKAAGLDVYSQVKGIQNICFENACWAYIVGAAIAIKKDCRKAADAAAAIGEGLQAFCIPGSVADQRKVGLGHGNLGKMLLEEGTECFAFLAGHESFAAAEGAIGIALSANKVRKQPLRVILNGLGKDAAQIISRINGFTFVETQMDYYTGEVKEVYRKSYSNGDRAKVNCYGANDVTEGVAIMHKEGVDVSITGNSTNPTRFQHPVAGTYKKECVEQGKKYFSVASGGGTGRTLHPDNMAAGPASYGMTDTMGRMHSDAQFAGSSSVPAHVEMMGLIGMGNNPMVGATVAVAVAIQEAADAGKF, encoded by the coding sequence ATGGCTTTATTTGAATCATATGAAAGAAGAATAGATAAAATAAACGCTGTATTAAACAGCTATGGAATAGCTTCTATCGAAGAAGCAGAGCAGATTACAAAAGCAGCCGGTCTTGATGTATACAGCCAGGTAAAAGGTATTCAGAATATTTGTTTTGAAAATGCCTGCTGGGCTTATATTGTAGGCGCTGCAATTGCTATTAAAAAAGACTGCAGAAAAGCAGCAGATGCTGCCGCTGCAATCGGTGAAGGACTTCAGGCTTTCTGTATCCCTGGTTCTGTTGCTGACCAGAGAAAAGTTGGTTTAGGACATGGTAATTTAGGAAAGATGTTATTAGAAGAAGGCACAGAATGTTTCGCCTTCCTTGCAGGTCATGAGTCTTTCGCAGCAGCTGAAGGTGCTATCGGAATCGCACTCTCCGCTAACAAAGTAAGAAAACAGCCTTTAAGAGTTATCTTAAACGGTCTTGGAAAAGATGCAGCACAGATCATCTCCAGAATTAACGGATTTACATTCGTTGAGACACAGATGGATTACTATACCGGAGAAGTAAAGGAAGTATACCGCAAATCCTACTCTAACGGAGACAGAGCAAAGGTTAACTGCTATGGAGCTAACGACGTAACAGAAGGTGTTGCTATTATGCACAAAGAAGGCGTAGACGTTTCCATCACAGGTAACTCCACCAATCCTACCAGATTCCAGCATCCTGTAGCAGGTACTTACAAGAAGGAATGTGTTGAACAGGGCAAGAAGTACTTCTCCGTAGCTTCCGGCGGCGGTACAGGAAGAACTCTTCATCCTGATAACATGGCAGCAGGTCCTGCTTCCTACGGTATGACAGATACTATGGGAAGAATGCACTCTGACGCTCAGTTCGCAGGTTCATCTTCCGTTCCTGCTCACGTAGAAATGATGGGCTTAATCGGAATGGGTAACAACCCTATGGTTGGAGCCACAGTAGCAGTAGCAGTTGCCATCCAGGAAGCTGCTGATGCAGGTAAATTCTAA